The following nucleotide sequence is from Archocentrus centrarchus isolate MPI-CPG fArcCen1 chromosome 6, fArcCen1, whole genome shotgun sequence.
tttaataataataataatgatgataaaaacCAGTTAAGTAGGCATTACATTTCAGAGCATCTGAGCAAAATGTACACTCCTACCTTCAGGGTCAATTTCAATATCATCGAGTGTTTGGCCTTTGTAATGTGAAAGAGTTCCGTTCTCCACTGCCAAAAGCACTTTGCTCATCTTAGCAAGCTGAAGGGTTCCCTGAGGCAAGCGGTAATACTGCCTGTGCACACGGATGTCATGACCCAGAAAGTCTGCTAGTTGGTCTGCTTCATTTTCTTGAAGATTAAGCACCTGTGACATTGTTGCTATGTGCTTTCGGAGCCTTGTTGATGTTAAGAATTCAGGGTGTTTGGCACCACTCTCCTTTGCAAACATCTGGATACAGTCTCCTCCTCGACAGGCAGATAAAGCTCCTGGTCTAGCAAACATGTAGATGTTCTCTTTGGGGACACCACAAGATTCACGCGTTTCCACAAGGAGCTCCATTGCAGAGACCATGGATGGTTTTAAGAGAACAGGAACGCCTCTCCCTCGTTTTCCACGGATTTCTACTCTGGTGAAGAAATCACACATTTTGTTCTCAAGTGGGGTCAGGCAAGCAGTCATGTCCACATtgatttctgacttttttctatCTTTGAAGGTGGACAACTCCATTCGTGATAcctctccttctcttcttctgtTAAAAATGATCACTTGAGCAAGTGTTACTTTGGCAAGCATTGCATAGTGGTATGGAGTGGGCGTCAATCTCAGTACTTTTTCAGCACCAGCTTTAACAGTCTCCATATGACTATCCAAACATttgacatcatctgtcaaagGTAAAATCTGTGGTGCATTCCACTTGGACTCCTTCATAGTTGTTGTTGCACCTCTGGTGATCAGTCCCTTCCATCTAAAATTTTTGATCATCCTAAATTCTCGGGCAAATTGCACAAGGCTTGGGTCTCCGTCTTCTGAGGACAAGTTGTCAGTCTCAACAAGCTCAGAGATAATTCCCAGATTGTTGCCAATTTTTAGAGCCAAGGAAGGTTTCTGGAAGGTATTTCCCTCTGGATTGTACCCAGCCAACTCTTTCACTGCAGATATCAAATGATTGAAGTTCGCAGGATAAATCAGTTCCTCTGCCTTTTGAATGGCAGTATTCTTCCGAGTCGTAAGAAGCAGTCGCCCAAGTTCCCTAAGCCTTTGCCTTATGTAGTCATGTCTGTTCTTTCTTGAGCCATTCAGATCATACAGGTGCTGTCCAAACTGCAGAAGAAGTtggtcattttgaattaattgagTAATTTCATCATATTTCATACAGGAAATAACAGTTTTCAAACCCTCTCCAATGTCACGagcaacagcagttttcagtgcacATTTGGATCGAACTCTCTGCTTCCCATTCTTGGAGTCTtcattactttctttctttgctgggCATCTTCTCATGTGCTTCCACAGTGTTTTCTTAGCATAGAGTCCTTGGCAGTGATAACAGTGAATGAAATCAATGGCACCCCTGGATTTCCTTGGTCTATAGCAGGCCTGGAGCTCACCGGCTCCCCTCTTGACCACACTGGCATTATGGGCAAAGTTTCCACGTCTTCTAAGCATGTTCAACCTATTGCGTCTCTCTCTTGAATTTTTGGGATATTGAAAGGCAAGAGCAACCTCTTCTACATTTTTATGTACAGCCTCCAGGTGTCGTGCAAGTTTTGATGTGGGTTGGAGACAATACAGACAATAGTTTCTCTTATTATACACACGGCGATTTCCAGACTTTAAAGGTGGTAACACTCTGATTGAGTCCGAAATCTCTTCAACTCTGCTTTTCTTTGGTGTACTTTCATTGCTATTTGTTGCACTTTGGGATAAGAACCTTCTCTTTCTTGGAGTTTCAGAGATCTTCTTCTTAGGACTAATGGTAACATTTCTATTCACTGAAATTTCTGAAGAAATATCTTGTTTTGATGGCGATAAATGGGGGTATCGCAGAGAAGGCAGAGGCTTCTTTGCAATTGGATTAAGAGGCACATCTTCGTCTTTCTGAGAGGAACTTCCTTCAGAGTCTGGAATATAATCAGCATCACTATAGTCTGTGTAATCAGATTCATCAAAAGATGTTTCTGTATATGTAGAGACCTTAAGGAAAAATAACATCGATTTAATATTTAGGGCATAAGTGAAGCATTTGGGTTTGAAAAGTTTAAAAGTGAAAGCCATTTAAAGATCAAcagtaatataaaaaaatacctgTTTTTGTCTTGATGGCCTCTTTTTTAAGTATTCAACAGAGCAATTTTCAGGTTGAATTGGTGATGTGGAAAATACAGAAGGAACTCTTGCCTTAAATAAGGATTAACAAAAAGATTGAGTGTCtagaaatattataatttattattgtGGACTAAAAATCCAAATAAGGAAATAGTAAAGTAatagaaaagtaaaaacaataaaagtaataaaagtaataCTGGTACaacaaaaaattcaaactgtacatttcttttttgaatatgccttttgttttttgaaggaGATGAAAAGGAATAATAACACTGAAGTAGACTGAACAACAATGAACTATGTTAAATTTAAAGACTTGTTACCAGATTTTCGGTTACCTGCTGCTCTTTTTCCAATCTTTCGCTGGTCCTTAATTCCTCCAAGAAGGAACTATCAGATGAAGGTAGTGGctatgaagattaaaaaaaaaatgcattatataGTAGACAAATATTTGACATAAATCTTTTTGTCATTACATCACAATTCATACACTACCTGTCCCACTCATCAAACATCTGAATATCCCTTTTATAGGCTGCAAGTTGTAATGGTACCTGAATATCATGCTGAGAACTCATGTCAGTAGTATTTTCAGGCTGGGATTTTAGCTGTGAACAAGAACGTAAAATGGCATGTTAGTTTGTAAAAGAGAAAATCAAATCAGCAACAACTTTAAATAGAAACGCTGCCCGGCCAGAGTGTTGCATGTCCAGTACACTTAACATAAGAAATGTCGTCATccattataaaaaatatatattcaagCCTGTTTGTACACACTTGCTAAATAATCAAGTACAGTACTCACAAGAGCATCCAGTTTTGCCAGTTCCTGTGCTAGTTTTGCACGTTTCATTAAAATCATGgtgtaatgtttttctttagcaTTATGCTCCTCCTCTGCCATTCTGTGACGTTTCAGGCATTTCTCATGATGCTGCCGCAGCTTGGTTAACCGTgactaaataattaaaaaagaaaaaaaaaaaagagaaaaaagaaacagtcatctagtttgtatattttattcaacTGAAAAAAGACATCTAATTTCACAAATGGATTGTTACCACACAATTATTACCATTCTAATCCATTAATTACTTTTGAAGAAAAACTACTGTAACTTTGTGGCATTTGTTAAATCAATTTCAAGttcttgtttaaaaatgttattggtTAAGCATCactaaaagagacaaaaatctACAGTGAAATCTCTTTAGTGTTCATTTTGCTCCTGATTTTGATTGGTCAATGTCTTGTCTTTCGAAATCAATGCCAAAATGAAGGCTGTTAGAACATCACGGTCAATAACTGGATGAAATCTGTGGAATTTACTTAGACAGaaactttttaaatgactgaaaaattaAGTTTACTGTACTGCTTGATAACTAggatttatttctttatcttttggtAAAGTGGCTCGAGACGTCATTTGTTGTGAATtagagctatataaataacctAAATTCAATTAGATTGATTTGTGAAGATGAAACTTGCCTGATGGCGgtgttcatcattgccagtttgGTTGCTCACTTCAGGGGTAGAAGATTtgtcctgaaaacaaaaacataacttcattaaaatctaccaaaacatatccagatatagtccccagcacacctcactttattgacttttggggacgtttctaacacaaatacactctcctttaacctaaatgaggacaatcaAAAAGAAAGTCTACTGAGGGAATGgataaaaccatgaaccctctgattactaaaaatctgctgctaTTAAGGcacgttttatttttttagaatagatttcttcattttggtcctgatttggattggtatatgtcctgtatttttaaatcttaaacatactgaaggacttgtgcagatgaaacgTACCTGATGGCGgtgttcatcattgccagtttggttgctgacttcaggggaagaagatttgtcctgaaaacaaagacataacttcattaaaatctaccaaaacttatccagatatagtccccagcacgcctcactttattgacttttggggacgtttctaacacaaatacactctcctttaacctaaatgaggacaatcaAAGAGAAAGTCCACTGAGGGAATAgataaaaccatgaaccctctgattactaaaaatctgctgctgttaaggcatgttttatgattttaggatagattacttcatctaggtcctgatttggattggtatatgtcctgtatttttaaatcttagacatactgaaggacttgtgcagatgaaacgTACCTGATGGCGgtgttcatcattgccagtttggttgctgacttcaggggaagaagatttgtcctgaaaacaaagacataacttcattaaaatctaccaaaacttatccagatatagtccccagcacgcctcactttattgacttttggggacgtttctaacacaaatacactctcctttaacctaaatgaggacaatcaAAGAGAAAGTCCACTGAGGGAATAgataaaaccatgaaccctctgattactaaaaatctgctgctattaaggcatgttttatgattttaggatagattacttcatctaggtcctgatttggattggtatatgtcctgtatttttaaatcttagacatactgaaggacttgtgcagatgaaacgTACCTGATGGCGgtgttcatcattgccagtttggttgctgacttcaggggaagaagatttgtcctgaaaacaaagacataacttcattaaaatctaccaaaacttatccagatatagtccccagcacgcctcactttattgacttttggggacgtttctaacacaaatacactctcctttaacctaaatgaggacaatcaAAGAGAAAGTCCACTGAGGGAATAgataaaaccatgaaccctctgattactaaaaatctgctgctgttaaggcatgttttatgattttaggatagattacttcatctaggtcctgatttggattggtatatgtcctgtatttttaaatcttagacatactgaaggacttgtgcagatgaaacgTACCTGATGGCGgtgttcatcattgccagtttgGTTGCTCACTTCAGGGGAAGAAGATttgtcctgaaaacaaagacataacttcattaaaatctaccaaaacatATCCAGATATAGTCCCCAGCACGCCTCACTTTATTGACCTTTGGGGACgtttctaacacaaatacactctcctttaacctaaatgaggacaatcaAAGAGAAAGTCTACTGAGGGAATGgataaaaccatgaaccctctgattactaaaaatctgctgctgttaaggcatgttttatgattttaggataGATTTCTTCATCTAGGTCCTGATTTGGATTGGTTTATgtcttgtatttttaaatcttaaacatactgaaggacttgtgcagatgaaacttaCCTGAGCGCAgtgttcatcattgccagtttgGTTGCTGACTTCAGGGGAAGAAGATTTctcctgaaaacaaaaacataacttcattaaaatctaccaaaacatATCCAGATATAGTCCCCAGCACGCCTCACTTTATTGACCTTTGGGGACgtttctaacacaaatacactctcctttaacctaaatgaggacaatcaAAGAGAAAGTCTACTGAGGGAATGgataaaaccatgaaccctCTGATTACTTTTAGGATAGATTTCTTCATCTAGGTCCTGATTTGGATTGGTTTATgtcttgtatttttaaatcttaaacatactgaaggacttgtgcagatgaaacttaCCTGAGCGCAgtgttcatcattgccagtttgGTTGCTCACTTCAGGGGAAGAAGATTTctcctgaaaacaaaaacataacttcattaaaaagTACCAAAACATATCTAGACATAGTCCCCAGCACGCCTCACTTTATCGACTTTTGGGGATgtttctaacacaaatacactctcctttaacctaaatgaggacaGTCAAAGAGAAAGTCTACTGAGGGAATGgataaaaccatgaaccctctgattactagaaatctgctgctgttaaggcatgttttatgattttaggataTATTTCTTCATCTAGGTTCTGATTTGGACTGGTGtatgtcctgtatttttaatcttaaacatactgaaggacttgtgcagatgaaacttaCCTGATCGTGATGTTCATCATTGCCGGTTTGGTTGCTGACTTCAGGGGTAGAAGATTTGTCCTTAAAAGAATgacataaattaattaaaaactaCCAAAATATATTCAGATATAGTCCCCAGCACGCCtcactttattgacttttggggacatttctaacacaaatacactctcctttaacctaaatgaggacaatcaTAGAGAAAGTCTACTGAAGGAATGgataaaaccatgaaccctctgattactaaaaatctgctgctgttaaggcatgttttatgattttaggataGATTACTTCATCTAGGTCCTGATTTGGATTGGTATATGTccagtatttttaaatcttagacatactgaaggacttgtgcagatgaaacgTACCTGATGGCGgtgttcatcattgccagtttggttgctgacttcaggggaagaagatttgtcctgaaaacaaagacataacttcattaaaatctaccaaaacttatccagatatagtccccagcacgcctcactttattgacttttggggacgtttctaacacaaatacactctcctttaacctaaatgaggacaatcaAAGAGAAAGTCCACTGAGGGAATAgataaaaccatgaaccctctgattactaaaaatctgctgctgttaaggcatgttttatgattttaggatagattacttcatctaggtcctgatttggattggtatatgtcctgtatttttaaatcttagacatactgaaggacttgtgcagatgaaacgTACCTGATGGCGgtgttcatcattgccagtttggttgctgacttcaggggaagaagatttgtcctgaaaacaaagacataacttcattaaaatctaccaaaacatATCCAGATATAGTCCCCAGCACGCCTCACTTTATTGACCTTTGGGGACgtttctaacacaaatacactctcctttaacctaaatgaggacaatcaAAGAGAAAGTCTACTGAGGGAATGgataaaaccatgaaccctctgattactaaaaatctgctgctgttaaggcatgttttatgattttaggataGATTTCTTCATCTAGGTCCTGATTTGGATTGGTTTATgtcttgtatttttaaatcttaaacatactgaaggacttgtgcagatgaaacttaCCTGAGCGCAgtgttcatcattgccagtttgGTTGCTCACTTCAGGGGAAGAAGATTTctcctgaaaacaaaaacataacttcattaaaaagTACCAAAACATATCTAGACATAGTCCCCAGCACGCCTCACTTTATCGACTTTTGGGGATgtttctaacacaaatacactctcctttaacctaaatgaggacaGTCAAAGAGAAAGTCTACTGAGGGAATGgataaaaccatgaaccctctgattactagaaatctgctgctgttaaggcatgttttatgattttaggataTATTTCTTCATCTAGGTTCTGATTTGGACTGGTGtatgtcctgtatttttaatcttaaacatactgaaggacttgtgcagatgaaacttaCCTGATGGGGGTGTTCATCATTGCCGGTTTGGTTGCTGACTTCAGGGGTAGAAGATTTGTCCTTAAAAGAATgacataaattaattaaaaactaCCAAAATATATTCAGATATAGTCCCCAGCACGCCtcactttattgacttttggggacatttctaacacaaatacactctcctttaacctaaatgaggacaatcaTAGAGAAAGTCTACTGAAGGAATGgataaaaccatgaaccctctgattactaaaaatctgctgctgttaaggcatgttttatgattttaggataGATTACTTCATCTAGGTCCTGATTTGGATTGGTATATGTCCTGTATTTTAAATCTTAGACAGACTGaaggacttgtgcagatgaaacttaCCTGATGGCGGTGTTCATCATTGCCGGTTTGGTTGCTGACTTCAGGGGTAGAAGATttgtcctgaaaacaaagacataacttcattaaaatctaccaaaacatatccagatatagtccccagcacacctcactttattgacttttggggacgtttctaacacaaatacactctcctttaacctaaatgaggacaatcaAAGAGAAAGTCCACTGAGGGAATAgataaaaccatgaaccctctgattactaaaaatctgctgctgttaaggcatgttttatgattttaggataGATTTCTTCATCTAGGTCCTGATTTGGATTGGTTTATGTCCTGTATTTTAAATCTTAAACATACTGaaggacttgtgcagatgaaacttaCCTGATGGCGgtgttcatcattgccagtttgGTTGCTGACTTCAGGGGAAGAAGATTTctcctgaaaacaaaaacataacttcattaaaaagTACCAAAACATATCTAGACATAGTCCCCAGCACGCCTCACTTTATTGAGTTTTGGGGACatttctaacacaaatacactctccttCATATCTCCTTCATATCAAtatcaagatggcgccggtgaggtcagcagccgtcgtacctgctcctacgctttgtttgtatatataaggtttagctttaattctcgattttataattccgcctgctctgtgtcatatcacgtatgacagacagactctttttaatatcagaatacagcactctggctgtattctgacatctttttctcccgacccggcttggccccaggagatactgcgtttccagtgggccagctcaaacaaaggacggcgcggagcacccaggtcacggacaaggccccgagggaaaagagccggtgtaagagagaggctgaggcgcagagcgcaccaaacgccactgccgagcatcctgttggctaatgtccagtcactggataacaagctggacgaactcagggccaggatacagtttcagagggacataagggactgcaacatcatctgtctcacggagacatggctgacccccctcataccggaccacgccgtacagccgtcggagttcttcagtgttcatcgcacggacagaacgagtgagtctggaaaatcaagaggaggaggtgtgtgcctaatgattaataacaactggtgtgacagtaggaatgttgtccctctgaaacaatcatgttcacctaacctggagctcctaaccctgaaatgccgcgcccactacctgccccgcgagttcacttcggtcatcttcagcgccgtctatattccacctcaggcggacacaaacactgcactatccgagctacatgaggcgatttccacctatcaggctaaccagcgtgatgcggctctcatcgtagccggggactttaacagtgcaaacttgaaaaagctgataccggagttgattcaacacatcgactgccccaccagaggagagaggaccctagaccactgctactgtccattcaaagagggctacaaagcaaagcctctt
It contains:
- the LOC115781159 gene encoding uncharacterized protein LOC115781159 isoform X24; this encodes MKTSIRRRRVQPQHDAEYYIKLKIDKTGLTEQFINPCKGRGVIATQLFKQGDFILEYRGKLSKVDPYLQRDKFNDTVEVFLFDFKWKGTCWCIDASIEDKSLGRLVNDDHRRPNCKMKTVEVEGIPHLCLFALRDIEPGEEITYNYGKADWPWRKMDKSSTPEVSNQTGNDEHRHQDKSTPEVSNQTGNDEHCAQDKSSTPEVSNQTGNDEHRHQEKSSSPEVSNQTGNDEHRHQDKSSTPEVSNQTGNDEHRHQDKSSTPEVSNQTGNDEHRHQSRLTKLRQHHEKCLKRHRMAEEEHNAKEKHYTMILMKRAKLAQELAKLDALLKSQPENTTDMSSQHDIQPLPSSDSSFLEELRTSERLEKEQQARVPSVFSTSPIQPENCSVEYLKKRPSRQKQVSTYTETSFDESDYTDYSDADYIPDSEGSSSQKDEDVPLNPIAKKPLPSLRYPHLSPSKQDISSEISVNRNVTISPKKKISETPRKRRFLSQSATNSNESTPKKSRVEEISDSIRVLPPLKSGNRRVYNKRNYCLYCLQPTSKLARHLEAVHKNVEEVALAFQYPKNSRERRNRLNMLRRRGNFAHNASVVKRGAGELQACYRPRKSRGAIDFIHCYHCQGLYAKKTLWKHMRRCPAKKESNEDSKNGKQRVRSKCALKTAVARDIGEGLKTVISCMKYDEITQLIQNDQLLLQFGQHLYDLNGSRKNRHDYIRQRLRELGRLLLTTRKNTAIQKAEELIYPANFNHLISAVKELAGYNPEGNTFQKPSLALKIGNNLGIISELVETDNLSSEDGDPSLVQFAREFRMIKNFRWKGLITRGATTTMKESKWNAPQILPLTDDVKCLDSHMETVKAGAEKVLRLTPTPYHYAMLAKVTLAQVIIFNRRREGEVSRMELSTFKDRKKSEINVDMTACLTPLENKMCDFFTRVEIRGKRGRGVPVLLKPSMVSAMELLVETRESCGVPKENIYMFARPGALSACRGGDCIQMFAKESGAKHPEFLTSTRLRKHIATMSQVLNLQENEADQLADFLGHDIRVHRQYYRLPQGTLQLAKMSKVLLAVENGTLSHYKGQTLDDIEIDPEEKVDLQDLDSSSDESESLHSAMETTNTQETETTDQDEDTGPGTSSGPTTCYHPPLKKGNQGNSKRKWEDREVRAVERHMMRFIHTCKVPQKLDCIRCINAEPYALKDRTWTGVKNYVRNRITALKRRACAKD
- the LOC115781159 gene encoding uncharacterized protein LOC115781159 isoform X30; translation: MKTSIRRRRVQPQHDAEYYIKLKIDKTGLTEQFINPCKGRGVIATQLFKQGDFILEYRGKLSKVDPYLQRDKFNDTVEVFLFDFKWKGTCWCIDASIEDKSLGRLVNDDHRRPNCKMKTVEVEGIPHLCLFALRDIEPGEEITYNYGKADWPWRKMDKSSTPEVSNQTGNDEHRHQDKSTPEVSNQTGNDEHCAQDKSSTPEVSNQTGNDEHRHQEKSSSPEVSNQTGNDEHRHQDKSSTPEVSNQTGNDEHRHQSRLTKLRQHHEKCLKRHRMAEEEHNAKEKHYTMILMKRAKLAQELAKLDALLKSQPENTTDMSSQHDIQPLPSSDSSFLEELRTSERLEKEQQARVPSVFSTSPIQPENCSVEYLKKRPSRQKQVSTYTETSFDESDYTDYSDADYIPDSEGSSSQKDEDVPLNPIAKKPLPSLRYPHLSPSKQDISSEISVNRNVTISPKKKISETPRKRRFLSQSATNSNESTPKKSRVEEISDSIRVLPPLKSGNRRVYNKRNYCLYCLQPTSKLARHLEAVHKNVEEVALAFQYPKNSRERRNRLNMLRRRGNFAHNASVVKRGAGELQACYRPRKSRGAIDFIHCYHCQGLYAKKTLWKHMRRCPAKKESNEDSKNGKQRVRSKCALKTAVARDIGEGLKTVISCMKYDEITQLIQNDQLLLQFGQHLYDLNGSRKNRHDYIRQRLRELGRLLLTTRKNTAIQKAEELIYPANFNHLISAVKELAGYNPEGNTFQKPSLALKIGNNLGIISELVETDNLSSEDGDPSLVQFAREFRMIKNFRWKGLITRGATTTMKESKWNAPQILPLTDDVKCLDSHMETVKAGAEKVLRLTPTPYHYAMLAKVTLAQVIIFNRRREGEVSRMELSTFKDRKKSEINVDMTACLTPLENKMCDFFTRVEIRGKRGRGVPVLLKPSMVSAMELLVETRESCGVPKENIYMFARPGALSACRGGDCIQMFAKESGAKHPEFLTSTRLRKHIATMSQVLNLQENEADQLADFLGHDIRVHRQYYRLPQGTLQLAKMSKVLLAVENGTLSHYKGQTLDDIEIDPEEKVDLQDLDSSSDESESLHSAMETTNTQETETTDQDEDTGPGTSSGPTTCYHPPLKKGNQGNSKRKWEDREVRAVERHMMRFIHTCKVPQKLDCIRCINAEPYALKDRTWTGVKNYVRNRITALKRRACAKD
- the LOC115781159 gene encoding uncharacterized protein LOC115781159 isoform X7; the protein is MKTSIRRRRVQPQHDAEYYIKLKIDKTGLTEQFINPCKGRGVIATQLFKQGDFILEYRGKLSKVDPYLQRDKFNDTVEVFLFDFKWKGTCWCIDASIEDKSLGRLVNDDHRRPNCKMKTVEVEGIPHLCLFALRDIEPGEEITYNYGKADWPWRKMDKSSTPEVSNQTGNDEHRHQDKSTPEVSNQTGNDEHCAQDKSSTPEVSNQTGNDEHRHQDKSSTPEVSNQTGNDEHRHQDKSSTPEVSNQTGNDEHHDQEKSSSPEVSNQTGNDEHCAQDKSSSPEVSNQTGNDEHRHQDKSSTPEVSNQTGNDEHRHQSRLTKLRQHHEKCLKRHRMAEEEHNAKEKHYTMILMKRAKLAQELAKLDALLKSQPENTTDMSSQHDIQPLPSSDSSFLEELRTSERLEKEQQARVPSVFSTSPIQPENCSVEYLKKRPSRQKQVSTYTETSFDESDYTDYSDADYIPDSEGSSSQKDEDVPLNPIAKKPLPSLRYPHLSPSKQDISSEISVNRNVTISPKKKISETPRKRRFLSQSATNSNESTPKKSRVEEISDSIRVLPPLKSGNRRVYNKRNYCLYCLQPTSKLARHLEAVHKNVEEVALAFQYPKNSRERRNRLNMLRRRGNFAHNASVVKRGAGELQACYRPRKSRGAIDFIHCYHCQGLYAKKTLWKHMRRCPAKKESNEDSKNGKQRVRSKCALKTAVARDIGEGLKTVISCMKYDEITQLIQNDQLLLQFGQHLYDLNGSRKNRHDYIRQRLRELGRLLLTTRKNTAIQKAEELIYPANFNHLISAVKELAGYNPEGNTFQKPSLALKIGNNLGIISELVETDNLSSEDGDPSLVQFAREFRMIKNFRWKGLITRGATTTMKESKWNAPQILPLTDDVKCLDSHMETVKAGAEKVLRLTPTPYHYAMLAKVTLAQVIIFNRRREGEVSRMELSTFKDRKKSEINVDMTACLTPLENKMCDFFTRVEIRGKRGRGVPVLLKPSMVSAMELLVETRESCGVPKENIYMFARPGALSACRGGDCIQMFAKESGAKHPEFLTSTRLRKHIATMSQVLNLQENEADQLADFLGHDIRVHRQYYRLPQGTLQLAKMSKVLLAVENGTLSHYKGQTLDDIEIDPEEKVDLQDLDSSSDESESLHSAMETTNTQETETTDQDEDTGPGTSSGPTTCYHPPLKKGNQGNSKRKWEDREVRAVERHMMRFIHTCKVPQKLDCIRCINAEPYALKDRTWTGVKNYVRNRITALKRRACAKD
- the LOC115781159 gene encoding uncharacterized protein LOC115781159 isoform X2 yields the protein MKTSIRRRRVQPQHDAEYYIKLKIDKTGLTEQFINPCKGRGVIATQLFKQGDFILEYRGKLSKVDPYLQRDKFNDTVEVFLFDFKWKGTCWCIDASIEDKSLGRLVNDDHRRPNCKMKTVEVEGIPHLCLFALRDIEPGEEITYNYGKADWPWRKMDKSSTPEVSNQTGNDEHRHQDKSTPEVSNQTGNDEHCAQDKSSTPEVSNQTGNDEHRHQEKSSSPEVSNQTGNDEHRHQDKSSSPEVSNQTGNDEHRHQDKSSTPEVSNQTGNDEHHDQEKSSSPEVSNQTGNDEHCAQDKSSSPEVSNQTGNDEHRHQDKSSTPEVSNQTGNDEHRHQSRLTKLRQHHEKCLKRHRMAEEEHNAKEKHYTMILMKRAKLAQELAKLDALLKSQPENTTDMSSQHDIQPLPSSDSSFLEELRTSERLEKEQQARVPSVFSTSPIQPENCSVEYLKKRPSRQKQVSTYTETSFDESDYTDYSDADYIPDSEGSSSQKDEDVPLNPIAKKPLPSLRYPHLSPSKQDISSEISVNRNVTISPKKKISETPRKRRFLSQSATNSNESTPKKSRVEEISDSIRVLPPLKSGNRRVYNKRNYCLYCLQPTSKLARHLEAVHKNVEEVALAFQYPKNSRERRNRLNMLRRRGNFAHNASVVKRGAGELQACYRPRKSRGAIDFIHCYHCQGLYAKKTLWKHMRRCPAKKESNEDSKNGKQRVRSKCALKTAVARDIGEGLKTVISCMKYDEITQLIQNDQLLLQFGQHLYDLNGSRKNRHDYIRQRLRELGRLLLTTRKNTAIQKAEELIYPANFNHLISAVKELAGYNPEGNTFQKPSLALKIGNNLGIISELVETDNLSSEDGDPSLVQFAREFRMIKNFRWKGLITRGATTTMKESKWNAPQILPLTDDVKCLDSHMETVKAGAEKVLRLTPTPYHYAMLAKVTLAQVIIFNRRREGEVSRMELSTFKDRKKSEINVDMTACLTPLENKMCDFFTRVEIRGKRGRGVPVLLKPSMVSAMELLVETRESCGVPKENIYMFARPGALSACRGGDCIQMFAKESGAKHPEFLTSTRLRKHIATMSQVLNLQENEADQLADFLGHDIRVHRQYYRLPQGTLQLAKMSKVLLAVENGTLSHYKGQTLDDIEIDPEEKVDLQDLDSSSDESESLHSAMETTNTQETETTDQDEDTGPGTSSGPTTCYHPPLKKGNQGNSKRKWEDREVRAVERHMMRFIHTCKVPQKLDCIRCINAEPYALKDRTWTGVKNYVRNRITALKRRACAKD